A part of Candidatus Methylomirabilota bacterium genomic DNA contains:
- a CDS encoding AIR synthase family protein — protein MQSFPVGKLRATTLQALLDKRRVEDPRVVVGPKIGEDAAVIDLGDRYLVATADPITFATDEVARYALQVNANDVAVRGARPRWFLATVLLPEGRTTDDSVERLFAELHAACEELDVALVGGHTEVTHGLDRVVIAGTMLGEVAKDKLVTTGGARVGDAVVLTKGVPLEGAAIIAREKEAELLARGVRASVIRKAKGFLRTPGLSVLPEAEIACELAPVHAMHDPTEGGVATALHELAEAAGVGLRIDRERLMILPEGRELCAAFGLDPLGTIASGALLLTLAPADAGVVIHALAREGIDSHFIGQVVPREQGVVLVEGSRQAPLPVFPQDEITKLFQGA, from the coding sequence ATGCAAAGCTTTCCCGTCGGGAAACTGCGCGCGACGACGCTCCAGGCGCTGCTCGACAAGCGGCGCGTGGAGGACCCGCGCGTCGTCGTGGGGCCGAAGATCGGCGAGGACGCCGCCGTGATCGACCTGGGCGACCGCTACCTCGTCGCGACGGCCGATCCGATCACGTTCGCGACCGACGAGGTCGCGCGGTACGCCCTGCAGGTGAACGCCAACGACGTCGCGGTGCGCGGCGCCCGGCCGCGCTGGTTCCTGGCGACGGTCCTCCTGCCCGAGGGGCGGACCACCGACGACTCGGTCGAGCGGCTCTTCGCGGAGCTCCACGCGGCGTGCGAGGAGCTCGACGTGGCGCTCGTCGGCGGTCACACCGAGGTCACCCACGGCCTCGACCGGGTCGTGATCGCCGGCACGATGCTCGGCGAGGTCGCCAAGGACAAGCTCGTCACGACGGGCGGCGCGCGCGTCGGCGACGCGGTGGTGCTGACCAAGGGCGTGCCGCTCGAGGGCGCGGCGATCATCGCGCGCGAGAAGGAGGCCGAGCTCCTGGCGCGCGGGGTCCGCGCGTCGGTCATCCGGAAGGCCAAGGGGTTTCTCCGGACCCCCGGCCTCAGCGTGCTGCCCGAGGCCGAGATCGCGTGCGAGCTCGCGCCCGTGCACGCGATGCACGATCCGACCGAGGGCGGCGTCGCGACGGCGCTCCACGAGCTCGCCGAGGCGGCGGGCGTCGGGCTCCGGATCGACCGCGAGCGGCTCATGATCCTGCCCGAGGGCCGTGAGCTCTGCGCGGCCTTCGGCCTCGACCCGCTCGGCACGATCGCCTCGGGCGCGCTCCTTCTGACCCTCGCGCCCGCGGACGCCGGCGTCGTCATCCATGCGCTCGCGCGCGAGGGGATCGACTCCCACTTCATCGGCCAGGTCGTCCCGCGCGAGCAGGGCGTCGTCCTCGTCGAGGGGAGCCGCCAGGCGCCCCTGCCCGTGTTTCCGCAGGACGAGATCACGAAGCTTTTCCAGGGAGCCTAG
- the ftcD gene encoding glutamate formimidoyltransferase, translating into MSAGTPRARALVECVPNVSEGRDRAVLEELAACIAGVPGVTLADVHADPDHHRSVFTFLGAPDAVEAAALALAASVVERVDMRRHRGVHPRLGALDVLPFVPLAGVPMDDAVGLARGVGRALAARHRLPVYYYGAAATRPERRTPRALRRGEYEALAARLATPDGAPDAGPARFDERSGAVLVGAREVLVAFNVWLDGPDLTVAREIARSVRESSGGLPGVQAMGVLLESRGLAQVSMNLFDLRRTPIPVVFDRVDEEARRRGVGVRRAELVGLAPRAAFAGRAPESVGLERFTPARYLDTYLGPDARVSV; encoded by the coding sequence GTGAGCGCCGGCACCCCGCGCGCCCGGGCCCTCGTCGAGTGCGTCCCGAACGTGAGCGAGGGGCGCGACCGCGCGGTGCTCGAGGAGCTCGCGGCGTGCATCGCGGGGGTCCCGGGCGTGACGCTCGCCGACGTCCACGCCGACCCCGACCACCACCGCTCGGTCTTCACGTTCCTCGGCGCGCCCGACGCCGTCGAGGCGGCGGCGCTCGCGCTCGCCGCGAGCGTCGTCGAGCGCGTCGACATGCGCCGCCATCGGGGCGTCCACCCGCGGCTGGGCGCCCTCGACGTGCTCCCGTTCGTGCCCCTCGCCGGCGTCCCCATGGACGACGCGGTCGGCCTGGCGCGCGGCGTGGGGCGCGCGCTCGCCGCGCGCCACCGCCTGCCCGTCTACTACTACGGCGCCGCGGCGACCCGCCCGGAGCGCCGCACGCCCCGCGCCCTGCGCCGCGGCGAGTACGAGGCGCTCGCGGCGCGGCTCGCGACGCCCGACGGCGCCCCCGACGCCGGCCCCGCGCGCTTCGATGAGCGCTCGGGCGCGGTCCTCGTCGGCGCGCGCGAGGTGCTCGTGGCGTTCAACGTGTGGCTCGACGGCCCCGACCTCACGGTCGCGCGCGAGATCGCCCGGAGCGTCCGCGAGTCGTCGGGCGGCCTGCCCGGAGTCCAGGCGATGGGCGTGCTCCTGGAAAGTCGCGGACTCGCGCAGGTGTCGATGAACCTTTTCGACCTCCGCCGCACCCCGATCCCGGTCGTCTTCGACCGCGTGGACGAGGAGGCGCGCCGTCGCGGCGTCGGCGTGCGCCGCGCGGAGCTGGTCGGCCTCGCGCCCCGCGCCGCCTTCGCCGGGCGCGCGCCGGAATCGGTCGGGCTCGAGCGCTTCACGCCCGCGCGCTACCTCGACACCTACCTCGGGCCCGACGCGCGCGTCTCCGTCTGA